TTACTAGTAAGGATTTTTTTTAGACTAAGATTTTATACACTAAATTCATGTAAGACATCATCACTTTAATTTTAgcatttattcaattttttaaatcaatcagtttgaattaattaaaattcatataaaatataatcactTTAATTTTAAGGTTTAAATTCAATTATTCTGAATTAATTTGACGAATCTAAATCTAAATCAAATGTTTTAGAGCTTAAACTTGATATAGACTTAATAACCCAACTAATGATCAATATGAGAttcatttttaacctttttcaaatttatttggACTTTGAATAGATTTTAGACTAATATTTGACCTATCTGTTTCAAACCTCGCAGaccttttaaatataaagatcatcatcatcaatctaATATCCCGCTCGAAAATAGGGTTCGAGTGAGAAAAAATAACGTACAATCTATACCCAAACCCCTCCAGAAAAGAGAGACAGAGAAATATAGTCAATTTTAAATGtaaaaatgatagaaaaaaaattaaatcgcaCTTGGATGATCAAAATGTGCAAGAGATAACCGGACAACAATCAATCAGCATTTAGACTGAGATTATGTATGTACAAACTCATATATACTAGCTCTTAATGGGCTAAAAACTTTATATTAGaacaaaaaagttataaaaaattgCATTTGAATACTCaataaccttaaaaaaaattaattatcaatagTATATAAGAATAATGTACCTAAAGTTGCGTTAAAAAGAGCCCTCCAAAAGAACTAGGATAATCAATTGGAATAGCAAACAGAGAAACCGAAAAGTATATATGAGTGAGACGTAAGAAATGCGCAGCTAAAACGCTCAATTTTGGCTCTCTACCATACACAATTAAGGTGATCGCTCGCTATTCTGAAATCGGTAATAGTGTAGTCGGGATGGTATCAAAACGCGGCTCTCATAGCACCTCTTGCTGCCTCCTGCCTCATCTGTGCTGCCTTTCCGCTGCCACGGAAGTACATGTATACTTGCTGCAAATTGATACGATTTTAATTGTTGATGTACGAtgcaattttaaattgatttacaATAATCCGAAGAAATTAAATGGAAGAAAAAGGAATCGAGAAGACTACCTGAAGAACCCATACGCTGAGTACTGACTCGAGGCAAAATAGTCCGAATCCAACGAAGTAGAATATCTGCGGAAAACAAGTTGGGCCGATTAAACTAGAGCTTACGTTAAGAACTATTCCACATAATACCCAATTCAAAGCTAGGATGTCAGAGTATTGTGAGACTAGTAACACATTCGTCAGAATTTCTAGGAGGATAGTGCAAAAATATGCCCGCATCGCATGACACCGATGCattataaaggttttaaagAACTTAAACGATATTTCCTAAAGGTATTAAAAACCTGCATTCAGGGTCGTTTCGTCGTGGGATATCTCATGCTTTCGGCCGGTATTAAGCGTtacgataaccgcatcactccaGTTACTGTGATTGTGACTGTACCCGTAATTTTGCACTATGACTAGAAGTAATATGATATGTGTATCAAAAATCACGTTACAATCCTTAAAACCTAATCTCTCCATCTGAAAACAAATTTGGCCTTGTTAATCTGAAATCGTATCACATTATACGCCATTAAACCACCCCCGGTTTTTTTATCAGTATATTGTAATGAAAAATATAGTATTCAGAGGAAAAAAGTAAGAAAAGTGCGACTTACACCAACTAGGGCGTTCTTGCTGATAAGATCAATGGCCGGAAGGATGCCACTGTTGACAAAGAAAATATAAGTTAGCGGAATCTTACGCAAATCCATCTACTAAAGATCTCACAATAACCGATATCTCATGGATTGGCATCATCAAGAAATGCGGGAAAATTACTCGACCCTCGCAAAAATAAAGCACAGCACTTACGCAAGAGATTTTCCTTTGAAGACAACAGGAGGAGCAACAGCGGCAAAAATACAGAAGCCAACATGAATCTGCAAAGAGAAAGGAAAACGGGAGATGAATCGGAATTGTCTTCACTAGGATGAACGACTATAAACCATACTTCAAAGTCTAAGTATTTACcaaataaaacaagaaaaaccATCCGAAGTTCAAGGCACTTTCAGTCCTGTTAACATATAGAAAATTCCATAAATCAGAACAATGAAACATAATTCACTATTTAAGTCGCCTTTTTGAtttgcgattcgctcaaaatggttcaaaaatagcctaaaaccgaccataattcgcttttttcaaTACATGATTCACGAGGCAATTAGTGAATCACGTGACACGGAATCAGAACAATACCCAaaacattcttgaaaataataatatacattaagtGGTTCCAAGTACCTGAAAGCCCGGTAAAGTGGACGATACCATAACACATATGCACCAGGGATACCCGATATAAAGTAGATGATAGCAAGGAACCATATAGTTGCATCTGAAACCGTGACACGAGATGGGTAGTAGATCAATTATAATGTCCCATCTATCACAACGGCAAAAGCAATATACGTAGTAAAGCAATTAACGGCAGCAAAGTGTATATACTCACCACCACCCTTTATCCAAGCAGTAGTTACCGCTACAATGTTCCAGGTGAGACACAAAGTCAACCCTGCAACATACGAACACGCAGGATGTCAAATCAggcaatcaaaaagaaaatcatTGATTTGTGGCCCCAGTGCGAAAGATAAAAAGGCCCTTAAATACGTAAGGcgtaataatattataataccccttttgttttgtattggtgatattttcaatatttataaaaaaaaaaaaaccataataaCTCACATTACATagcaaaaaatgta
This genomic stretch from Amaranthus tricolor cultivar Red isolate AtriRed21 chromosome 9, ASM2621246v1, whole genome shotgun sequence harbors:
- the LOC130823550 gene encoding secretory carrier-associated membrane protein 1-like → MAGRYDPNPFDEGDEVNPFSEQGGKAKSSGQSNFGGGAFYMTNPGSVPPAANSRLSPLPPEPADFYNPTATVDIPLDSGKDLKKKEKELQAKEAELRKREEVLKRKEEAAQRAGIVIEEKNWPPFFPIIHHDIGNEIPIHLQKLQYTAFTTLLGLTLCLTWNIVAVTTAWIKGGDATIWFLAIIYFISGIPGAYVLWYRPLYRAFRTESALNFGWFFLFYLIHVGFCIFAAVAPPVVFKGKSLAGILPAIDLISKNALVGIFYFVGFGLFCLESVLSVWVLQQVYMYFRGSGKAAQMRQEAARGAMRAAF